The Methylocystis bryophila genome contains the following window.
GCGCCTTTGACCGGAAAGGTCGCAACGCGCTCGACGAGGTTCTCGCGGGCCTGCCGGTATGCGATCAGATCCGCGACGGAAACGATGGTCAGTCCGTGCCGCGCGGCGAATTCGCTAATTTGCGCGCCCGCCATCACCGTGCCGTCGTCATTGGCGAGCTCGCAAATCACGCCGACTGTGGGCAGGCCGGCGAGGCGGCAAAGGTCGACCGCGGCTTCCGTATGGCCGGAGCGCATCAGCACCCCGCCTTCCTTTGCAATGAGCGGAAACACATGTCCGGGCCGCACGAAGTCGGCGGCGCCCATGTTCGGGTTGGCGAGCGCGCGCACCGTATTGCTGCGCTGCTCGGCCGAGATGCCGGTCGTCAGCCCGTGCCTTACATCCACCGAGACGGTGAAGGCCGTGCCGAGCGGCGCGTCGTTTTGCGCGACCATCGGCGTAAGATGAAGCCGCCGCGCGTCCTCGACCATCAGGGGCGCGCAGACGATGCCGCAGCAGTGGCGGATGATGAAGGCCATCTTCTCGGGCGTGCACAGAGAAGCGGCGACGACGAGATCGCCCTCGTTCTCGCGGTCGTCGTCGTCGCTGACGACGACAATTTCGCCTTTGGCGAAGGCCTCCAGGGCTCTGGCGATGGGTTGAGGCAAGATGCGCTTCCTAGATCACGCTGCGTTCAGGCCGAATTGCCGGAACGCAGAAAAGGTGATCGATTCTAAAGAGTGAGCGGGCTTCAACACGCTCTATGCCCGGCGCGCCGACGGCGGATGACGAGAGGGTCAGGATCTTCTGCGACTGCGCCGTTCGGCAAGATAAGCGACGGCGAAGGCGACGAGAAAGCCCAAAAAACCGGCTCCGATCTCGGGCGCCGGCGCAGCGACCGCGGCTTGAGCGTCGGCGGGCAGCGCCAGCAGCCAAACAAAGCCTCCAAGGACCGGTCTCGACATGCGCTTCGTTCCTCCGGCGCGGCTTCACGTCTCGCGGCCGTTTGCGATGCGCAGCGGACTGTCGGCGAACGCCTCCGCAGTCCGGCAAGAAGCGGCGTCGAGCGCGCGCGTCACCGCCGCCAATTTCTCGTCGCATATGCCACAGGAGAGCAAATGTTCATAGGTGTTGCGGACATAGTCGGGATTGTCGCCCGAGGCGCCGCGGGCGGAAGCGATGAGTCGGGCCATTTCCTCGGCGTCCAGCCGGCCTGCATATTGAGGGTGGGCGCGGTCCACGACATAGGCCAGCGCCTCCACGCTCGAACCCTCGGCAAATCGGGCGGTGATCGTTTTCTCCATATAGACCGAGGTCACGAGCTCTCGCTCGCGCAGATAGGCGAGCGTCGCGGCGCGACGCGCCGCGGCCACCCGGAAGACCACGCCCTGGCAAGAGCCGCCACGATCCAGGCCGAGCACGAGCCCGGGCCGCTCCGGCGTGCCGCGATGCACATGCGAGAAGATGCAGAGCGCGCGATGGTAGCCTTGCACGAAGGCGAGCGCGCTCTCCTCGTAATCGAACCCAGGCCGCCACATCAACGACCCGTATCCGAAGACCCAGAGGTCATTCATGCCTTCTGACGCGTTTTCGGCGCTGCGTCCCATCGATCAATCGCCCTCAAGCTTCAAAAGGAATCCCGAGTTCCGAGAGAATAATCTCGAAAGCTTCCGCGAACAAACCGTTATGGTCAAATCCGGGCTCGGGATCAGTAGCAGCGGATGTGAATAACGCTCGGGTTGTCGGTGTTGATCACCGCCAGCCGTCCCCAATCGGTCAGCGCCTGCACGCGCGGCGATTTTTGGGGTGAGCCGCCGATGAGGTAGCGCCCGCCGCAGAGCGCCTGGGCGCGCTGCAGGCAGGTCGCCGTCTTGCGCGGACACTCGATCCGGAAGGCGGCCCCGCCGCCGGCGGCCTGCTCCGGCCAGGCGGTCGCGTCCGTCCCTGAGTCGTAGGCGAGCCCCTGGGCGAGGCCATCGGAGGCGAAAAGGGCCGCTGCAAATCCGATCGTCGCGCCTAGTTTCATGAGCTCGCCGCCCCGCCCGCCTCAGGTGTTGAAACGGAAATGCAGGACGTCACCGTCGGCGACGAGATACTCCTTGCCTTCGAGCCGCAGCCGGCCCCCCTCGCGCGCGCCGGCCTCGCCGTTGAGCGCGGCGTAGTCGGCGAAAGCGATGGTTTCGGCGCGAATGAAGCCCTTCTCGAAATCCGTATGGATCACGGCTGCGGCCTGCGGAGCCTTCGTGCCGTTCTCGATCGTCCAGGCGCGCGCCTCCTTGGGGCCGACCGTGAAATAAGTGATGAGATGCAGGAGCTCATAGCCCGCGCGGATGACTCGGTTGAGGCCGGGCTCGGCGAGGCCGACGGCCTCGAGATAGTCCTTCTGCTCAGCGGCCGGCAGAACGGCGATCTCGCTCTCGATCTTGGCTGAGACGACGACGCAGGCCGCATCCTCTTCCTTCGCGCGCGCAAAAACCTTTTGCGACTGGCTGTTCCCGCCCGACGCCGACGCCTCTTCCACGTTGCAGACATAGAGGACCGGCTTCGAGGAAAGGAGGCCGAGCCCTTGGAGCGCGGTCCGTTCCTCGGGCTTGATCTCGACGAGCCGAGCCGGCTTGCCCTCGCGCAGCAGCACGAGGCAGCGGCGCATCAGATCATGCAGCTCCTTCGCCTCCTTGTCCCCGCCTTTGGCCTTCTTCTCGAGCGCCGTGACGCGCTTCTCGAGGCTTTCGAGATCGGCCAGCATCAGCTCGGTCTCGATCGTCTCAATGTCGCGCAAGGGATCGACGCCGCCTTCGACATGCGTCACGTCACCGTCCTCGAAACAGCGCACGACATGGGCGATCGCGTCGCATTCTCTGATATTGGCGAGGAACTGATTGCCGAGCCCTTCGCCTTTGGAGGCGCCGCGCACGAGGCCGGCGATGTCGACGAAGGTCAGGCGCGTCGGGATGATTTGCTTCGACCCTGCGATGCTCGCGAGCACCTCGAGACGCGGATCCGGCACCGCGACCTCGCCGACATTGGGCTCGATGGTGCAGAAGGGATAGTTCGCCGCCTGCGCCGCCGCCGTCTGTGTCAGCGCATTGAACAGCGTCGATTTGCCAACGTTCGGCAAGCCGACGATCCCGCATTTGAAGCCCATGTCGATTCCTAAAAGCGTGGGGGGAAGCCGGAGGCGATATGCGGGGCGGGAGCGGAAAAGGCAAGGGGCGGAACGGCGGGTAGTGGGCCAGTTTCATTGTGGCGACGGGAGCTGAACTATAAGCTTGCCCGCAGCACCGTTCCTGGTATGTTCGATATTTGGAAACGTTTTGGGTATGGGTGCGTTAAAGGACTGATGATAACCATTAGGAAAAATCGAGAAGCTCGATTCGATCGGGTCTAGGAGGCAGCTATGATGAAGTTAAAGGTAAGAGAGGTTGGGGAAGGTCTACATCATAGCGAGGTTGTCGTTAGCGTCCATACAAATGGCGGCGATGAAGGGCTTGTGCTTGATAAGCGTTCCTTGCGCGGAGGCTATATTAGCGTGGGATATCCGATTCGTAGTGATGGAGATGCCTACCTGGTGGAACTTCCCAGAGAGACATCCTCGGGGAACTGGCGAGTTTGGGTCGATAAGACCCAATTAACAAATGTTAAGGAAAAGGGGGCTGCGTGATTCTCACGG
Protein-coding sequences here:
- the ribB gene encoding 3,4-dihydroxy-2-butanone-4-phosphate synthase, which gives rise to MPQPIARALEAFAKGEIVVVSDDDDRENEGDLVVAASLCTPEKMAFIIRHCCGIVCAPLMVEDARRLHLTPMVAQNDAPLGTAFTVSVDVRHGLTTGISAEQRSNTVRALANPNMGAADFVRPGHVFPLIAKEGGVLMRSGHTEAAVDLCRLAGLPTVGVICELANDDGTVMAGAQISEFAARHGLTIVSVADLIAYRQARENLVERVATFPVKGAAGPMIGHAYVTPFDSVQHFAFVVGSIGDGRDVPARLHRADILADVFGGAETINRTLERFHREGRGVLVYLRDGAAGVPANVVGHDQEGAEADRRRQWLDVGLGAQILRDLGVTSIRLRTATPKPRAYVGLSGFGIEIAAVEPLE
- a CDS encoding gamma-glutamylcyclotransferase, which codes for MNDLWVFGYGSLMWRPGFDYEESALAFVQGYHRALCIFSHVHRGTPERPGLVLGLDRGGSCQGVVFRVAAARRAATLAYLRERELVTSVYMEKTITARFAEGSSVEALAYVVDRAHPQYAGRLDAEEMARLIASARGASGDNPDYVRNTYEHLLSCGICDEKLAAVTRALDAASCRTAEAFADSPLRIANGRET
- the ychF gene encoding redox-regulated ATPase YchF, with the translated sequence MGFKCGIVGLPNVGKSTLFNALTQTAAAQAANYPFCTIEPNVGEVAVPDPRLEVLASIAGSKQIIPTRLTFVDIAGLVRGASKGEGLGNQFLANIRECDAIAHVVRCFEDGDVTHVEGGVDPLRDIETIETELMLADLESLEKRVTALEKKAKGGDKEAKELHDLMRRCLVLLREGKPARLVEIKPEERTALQGLGLLSSKPVLYVCNVEEASASGGNSQSQKVFARAKEEDAACVVVSAKIESEIAVLPAAEQKDYLEAVGLAEPGLNRVIRAGYELLHLITYFTVGPKEARAWTIENGTKAPQAAAVIHTDFEKGFIRAETIAFADYAALNGEAGAREGGRLRLEGKEYLVADGDVLHFRFNT